One genomic segment of Sminthopsis crassicaudata isolate SCR6 chromosome 4, ASM4859323v1, whole genome shotgun sequence includes these proteins:
- the POLR1C gene encoding DNA-directed RNA polymerases I and III subunit RPAC1 encodes MAASGAVEEMRSRVVLGEFGVQNVHTTDFPGNYCGFDDAWDQSRFEKEFRVDVVHMDESSLEFDMVGIDAAIANAFRRILLAEVPTMAVEKVFVYNNTSIVQDEILAHRLGLIPIRADPRLFEYRNQGDEDGTEIDTLQFQLKVKCTHNPQAAKDSSDPNELYLNHKVYTKHMMWIPLGNQADVFPEGTIRPVHDNILIAQLRPGQELDLLMHCVKGIGKDHSKFSPVATASYRLLPDITLLQPVEGEAAEELSRCFSPGVIQVQDIKGKKVATVANPRLDTFSREIFRHENLKKLVRLARVRDHYIFSVESTGVLPPEVLVSEAIKVLMGKCRRFLDELDSVQMD; translated from the exons ATGGCGGCCTCCGGAGCGGTGGAGGAGATGCGGAGCCGCGTGGTGCTCGGGGAATTCGGCGTCCAAAAT GTTCATACCACGGACTTTCCGGGAAATTACTGCGGTTTCGATGATGCCTGGGACCAGAGCCGCTTCGAAAAG GAATTCCGCGTGGATGTGGTGCACATGGACGAAAGTTCGCTGGAATTTGATATGGTCGGAATTGATGCTGCTATTGCTAACGCTTTTCGGAGGATCCTATTAGCTGAG GTTCCAACCATGGCTGTGGAAAAAGTCTTTGTATACAACAATACATCCATTGTGCAGGACGAGATACTGGCCCATCGTTTGGGTCTCATTCCCATTCGTGCTGATCCCCGGCTTTTTGAATATCGGAACCAAG GTGATGAAGATGGTACAGAGATAGACACATTGCAATTTCAGCTGAAAGTTAAGTGTACCCATAATCCTCAAGCTGCCAAAGACTCTTCTGATCCTAATGAACTTTATCTCAATCACAAAG TATACACAAAACACATGATGTGGATACCCCTGGGGAACCAAGCAGATGTTTTTCCTGAAGGCACCATTCGTCCTGTACATGATAACATCCTTATTGCTCAGCTACGTCCTGGCCAAGAGCTAGATCTACTTATGCATTGTGTCAAAGGCATTG GCAAGGAtcattcaaaattttctcctgtAGCCACTGCTAGTTACAGATTGTTGCCAGATATCACTCTACTACAGCCAGTAGAAGGAGAAGCAGCTGAGGAGCTGAGTCGCTGCTTCTCACCTGGTGTCATTCAGGTGCAAGATATAAAAG GAAAGAAAGTAGCCACAGTTGCCAACCCCCGTCTGGATACCTTTAGCAGAGAGATTTTTCGGCATGAAAACCTTAAGAAGTTGGTGCGGTTGGCCCGAGTCCGGGATCACTACATAT TCTCAGTGGAATCAACAGGTGTTTTGCCCCCTGAAGTCCTGGTGAGTGAAGCCATCAAAGTTTTAATGGGCAAATGTCGACGCTTCCTGGATGAACTGGATTCAGTTCAGATGGACTGA